One Cryptomeria japonica chromosome 9, Sugi_1.0, whole genome shotgun sequence genomic window carries:
- the LOC131076963 gene encoding alpha,alpha-trehalose-phosphate synthase [UDP-forming] 6 yields the protein MVSKSFVDLLDLSNDPLPFGTKKGLNTVADAPSPSSGGGGVERIIIVANILPLSALRKPDNLGWSFGWDKDSLLLQLKDGLGEDVEVVYVGCLNVEIDPKEQDVVAATLLGSFNCVPAFFGVDLKRRFYHGFCKQQLWPLFHYMLPMTPDHGGRFDRSLWQAYVSVNKIFADKVMEVISPDEDSVWIHDYHLMLLPTFLRNRFSKMKIGFFLHSPFPSSEIYRTLPVREEILRGLLNADLIGFHTFDYARHFLSCCSRMLGLEYESKRGYIGLEYYGRTVGIKIMPVGIHMSQLEAVLRLADTEWRIGELKAKYNGKIVLLGVDDVDIFKGISLKLLAMEQLLKEHEDLVGKVVLVQILNPARGRGKDVTEVQTETLLTAQRINEIFGKDGYQPVELVGRYVPLYERIAFYTIAECCVVAAVRDGMNLIPYEYIVCRQGTSELDASFGLPSDTPKRSMLVVSEFIGCSPSLSGAIRVNPWNIEALAEAMNTAITMPDAEKQMRHEKHFRYVSTHDVAFWAQSCIGDLQRTCKENSRKRCYGLGFGLRFRIVSLDHNFRKLATEHIVWAYKKSNRRAILLDYDGTMMPQTSIIKTPSPEVLTVLNTLCNDPKNVVFIVSGRGRQTLNEWFSPCKKLGIAAEHGYFFRWQMEEEWETCVQVTDFGWKAVVGPIFKLYTESTDGSFVEEKESAVVWHFQDADPDFGSWQAKELLDHLESVLANEPVVVKSGQQIVEVKPQGVSKGVAVEKLLTSMASQESPDFILCIGDDRSDEEMFEIIDSTMASLPKTSKREVFACTVGQKPSKARYYLDDTVEVLNLLQGLATASDSLSVSSPRVMASRVILEG from the exons ATGGTGTCAAAATCCTTTGTTGATTTGTTGGATTTAAGCAATGATCCTCTGCCATTTGGGACTAAGAAAGGCCTTAATACGGTAGCTGATGCACCATCACCgtctagtggtggtggtggtgtgGAGAGGATTATCATTGTGGCAAATATATTGCCTTTGTCTGCGTTAAGGAAGCCTGACAATCTTGGGTGGTCATTTGGGTGGGACAAGGATTCTTTGTTGCTTCAGCTCAAGGATGGATTGGGAGAGGATGTGGAGGTTGTTTATGTGGGTTGTCTCAATGTGGAAATTGATCCCAAAGAGCAGGATGTGGTGGCTGCTACTTTGCTTGGGAGCTTCAATTGCGTCCCTGCCTTTTTTGGCGTTGATCTCAAGAGGAGGTTCTATCATGGTTTCTGCAAGCAGCAACTCTGGCCACTGTTTCATTACATGCTGCCAATGACGCCTGATCATGGTGGCCGGTTTGACCGTTCCCTGTGGCAGGCGTATGTGTCAGTGAATAAGATCTTTGCTGACAAGGTTATGGAGGTCATTAGTCCTGATGAGGATTCTGTCTGGATTCATGATTACCATTTGATGCTTCTTCCAACATTTCTCAGAAACAGGTTTAGTAAGATGAAGATAGGATTCTTCCTTCACAGTCCTTTTCCATCATCTGAAATTTACCGCACTCTACCCGTCAGGGAGGAAATTCTTAGGGGTCTGCTCAATGCTGATCTAATTGGATTTCACACATTTGATTATGCGAGGCACTTTCTATCTTGCTGTAGCAGAATGCTGGGATTGGAGTATGAGTCTAAAAGAGGGTATATAGGTTTAGAGTATTACGGGCGCACTGTGGGGATTAAAATTATGCCTGTGGGGATACACATGAGTCAGCTTGAAGCTGTTTTGAGGCTTGCTGATACAGAGTGGCGTATAGGTGAGCTGAAAGCAAAATATAATGGCAAAATTGTGCTGCTTGGGGTTGATGATGTGGatatttttaagggcattagctTGAAGCTTCTGGCTATGGAACAGCTTCTGAAGGAGCATGAAGATTTAGTTGGTAAAGTAGTTTTGGTGCAAATTCTAAATCCTGCACGTGGACGAGGTAAGGATGTTACTGAGGTACAGACGGAGACATTGCTCACTGCTCAAAGGATAAATGAGATCTTTGGGAAAGATGGGTATCAGCCTGTTGAATTGGTGGGAAGATACGTTCCTTTATATGAAAGGATTGCATTTTACACTATTGCTGAATGTTGTGTTGTAGCAGCAGTTCGAGATGGTATGAATCTTATTCCATATGAATACATTGTTTGTCGGCAAGGCACATCAGAACTGGATGCCAGCTTTGGACTGCCATCTGATACTCCCAAAAGAAGTATGCTGGTAGTGTCTGAATTCATTGGTTGTTCACCCTCTTTAAGTGGAGCTATTCGTGTAAATCCATGGAATATTGAGGCTTTAGCAGAAGCTATGAATACTGCCATTACAATGCCAGATGCCGAGAAGCAAATGAGACATGAAAAACATTTTAGATATGTTAGCACTCATGATGTAGCTTTTTGGGCTCAGAGTTGTATAGGAGACTTGCAAAGGACCTGCAAAGAGAACTCAAGGAAAAGATGCTATGGGCTAGGGTTTGGATTGAGATTCAGAATTGTCAGTCTTGATCATAATTTTCGTAAGCTTGCCACTGAGCATATTGTCTGGGCTTATAAAAAGAGTAATAGACGAGCAATTCTTTTGGATTATGATGGTACCATGATGCCTCAAACATCAATTATCAAGACCCCAAGCCCTGAAGTCCTAACAGTCTTAAATACTCTTTGTAATGATCCTAAAAATGTGGTCTTTATTGTAAGTGGCAGGGGACGACAAACTCTGAATGAATGGTTCTCACCTTGTAAAAAGCTTGGTATTGCTGCAGAGCATGGGTATTTCTTCAG GTGGCAGATGGAAGAAGAATGGGAAACTTGTGTGCAAGTCACGGATTTTGGATGGAAAGCAGTTGTGGGACCCATTTTCAAGTTATATACAGAAAGTACAGATGGTTCCTTTGTAGAGGAGAAAGAGAGTGCAGTTGTATGGCATTTCCAGGATGCAGATCCAGATTTTGGTTCTTGGCAAGCAAAGGAATTGCTTGATCATCTGGAGAGTGTTCTTGCAAATGAACCAGTTGTTGTTAAGAGTGGGCAGCAAATTGTGGAAGTTAAGCCACAG GGAGTGAGCAAAGGTGTTGCAGTTGAGAAGCTTTTGACATCAATGGCTAGCCAGGAGAGTCCTGATTTTATATTGTGTATTGGAGATGATCGTTCAGATGAAGAGATGTTTGAGATTATTGACAGTACAATGGCATCTTTGCCTAAAACATCAAAGAGGGAGGTCTTTGCTTGCACTGTTGGCCAAAAACCAAGCAAGGCTAGATATTATCTCGATGATACAGTTGAAGTACTTAACTTGCTACAGGGGTTGGCAACAGCAAGTGATTCGTTGAGTGTGAGTTCACCGAGAGTAATGGCTTCCAGAGTTATTTTGGAAGGCTAG